The proteins below are encoded in one region of Deltaproteobacteria bacterium:
- a CDS encoding ABC transporter permease, with protein sequence MRHLLPKVYRLLLILVIFGAGVGVQRIGLIDYLLDPYEYPLIIKLFWQHLYLVGCSMGLATVAGLSVGILLTRRQFKKYAGVGMYIVSLGQTIPSLAVIALAMSFLGIGATSAIFALTIYSILPIARNTLAGIMAVPPPLIDAAQGMGMPPWRLLLEVELPMAMKVIITGFRVALIINIGTAALAFLIGAGGLGDLIFSGISLMEPDKLLAGAIPLTLLALLGDYLCELVGLLLIPPGLRLEEG encoded by the coding sequence ATGAGACATTTGTTACCGAAAGTATATCGATTGCTGCTGATCCTGGTGATTTTTGGGGCAGGAGTGGGGGTGCAAAGAATCGGCCTGATCGATTACCTCTTAGACCCCTATGAATATCCCTTGATTATAAAACTCTTCTGGCAACACCTTTACCTGGTGGGCTGCAGTATGGGGTTGGCGACCGTGGCCGGCCTCAGTGTGGGCATTCTCTTAACCCGAAGGCAGTTTAAAAAATATGCCGGGGTGGGGATGTATATCGTCAGTCTCGGCCAGACCATCCCTTCTCTGGCGGTAATTGCTCTGGCTATGAGCTTTTTGGGGATCGGGGCCACATCGGCGATTTTTGCCCTGACCATTTATTCCATCTTGCCGATCGCCCGAAATACCCTGGCGGGAATTATGGCGGTTCCGCCTCCCTTAATTGACGCGGCCCAGGGTATGGGGATGCCGCCCTGGCGTCTGCTACTGGAAGTGGAACTGCCCATGGCTATGAAAGTCATAATCACCGGATTTCGGGTCGCTCTGATCATCAATATCGGCACCGCGGCTTTGGCCTTCCTGATCGGCGCCGGGGGGTTGGGCGACTTGATTTTTTCAGGCATCAGCCTAATGGAACCTGATAAGTTGCTGGCCGGGGCCATTCCCTTAACCCTGTTGGCGCTGCTCGGGGATTATCTTTGTGAACTTGTAGGACTGCTGTTGATTCCCCCTGGCCTGCGGCTGGAAGAGGGCTGA
- a CDS encoding ABC transporter permease yields MTSLYFIINNYKQVIYLTWEHLWIVGLALVIATFIGLPLGMLITRNRELARKVIDVANVLMTIPSIALFGLLLPVFSLVGHGLGKVPAVTALVLYSQLPIIRNTYTAIQNVPPAVVDAGRGMGMSRWELLKEVQIPMSLPVILAGLRTAAVMNIGIAAIAAYIGAGGLGVLIQQGIDRVYREMILGGAILVSLLALVVDGGMALLESLVTPRGVKIQRQRGR; encoded by the coding sequence TTGACTAGTTTATATTTTATCATTAATAATTATAAGCAGGTTATCTATCTCACCTGGGAACATCTCTGGATCGTCGGGTTGGCCCTGGTCATTGCCACTTTTATCGGGTTGCCGCTGGGGATGCTGATTACTCGGAATCGGGAACTGGCCCGGAAGGTGATCGATGTCGCAAATGTTTTGATGACCATCCCCTCGATCGCCCTGTTTGGTCTCCTACTGCCGGTTTTTTCCCTGGTAGGCCACGGATTGGGCAAAGTACCGGCAGTAACGGCCCTGGTGTTGTACAGCCAGCTTCCTATCATCCGCAATACTTATACCGCGATTCAGAACGTGCCGCCGGCGGTGGTGGATGCGGGCCGGGGTATGGGGATGAGCCGCTGGGAGTTGCTTAAAGAAGTGCAGATCCCCATGTCTCTACCCGTGATCCTGGCCGGGCTGCGGACCGCCGCGGTCATGAACATCGGCATCGCCGCCATCGCCGCCTATATCGGGGCCGGTGGCCTGGGGGTTTTGATCCAGCAAGGCATTGACCGGGTCTACCGGGAGATGATTCTGGGTGGTGCCATCCTGGTTTCGCTGCTGGCCCTGGTAGTGGACGGCGGCATGGCCCTGCTGGAGTCCTTGGTTACCCCCCGGGGGGTTAAAATTCAGCGACAACGAGGCCGATGA
- a CDS encoding ABC transporter ATP-binding protein translates to MITYEAVTKVFGVGKDAVIAVDNVSFTIDQGEVVVFLGPSGCGKTTLLRLTNRLDSLTRGNIYINSQNIMDLDPVKLRQSIGYVIQEIGLFPNKTIFDNIAVVPKLLGWSKDRIRQRVDELLRLTRLEPEQYRHRYPAELSGGQQQRVGVARALAADPEILLMDEPFGAIDPINRERIQNDFLNLQAGMKKTIAFVSHDIHEAIKMGDKIALFNRGRLVQYDTPETILTRPKNKFVADFVGADRTLKVLGLIHVRDIMNRSPKNIVKAADSAPEILKFLEEKNQAYAIVLADGKPIGYVTPQDLKYEKGSVQEVVRPYPLLIEEATSVREVLSYMLMHDLSTFCVVNGQGDFVGSVTYDCIQKAVKETYPQGSEDQ, encoded by the coding sequence ATGATAACCTACGAGGCGGTCACCAAAGTCTTTGGGGTCGGCAAAGATGCAGTTATTGCCGTGGATAATGTCAGCTTTACCATTGACCAGGGAGAGGTAGTCGTCTTTTTGGGACCCTCCGGATGCGGCAAAACCACGCTCTTGCGTCTGACTAATCGGCTGGATTCTTTGACTCGGGGTAACATATATATTAATTCCCAAAACATCATGGACTTAGATCCGGTGAAACTCAGACAGAGCATCGGTTATGTCATCCAGGAAATCGGACTGTTCCCCAATAAGACCATTTTTGACAATATCGCCGTGGTCCCCAAACTATTGGGGTGGAGCAAAGACAGAATACGACAGCGGGTTGATGAACTTTTGCGCCTTACCCGCCTGGAGCCCGAGCAGTATCGCCACCGCTATCCAGCCGAGCTATCCGGCGGTCAACAGCAACGGGTCGGAGTGGCCCGGGCCTTGGCCGCAGATCCGGAAATTCTGCTGATGGATGAGCCGTTTGGGGCTATTGATCCTATTAACCGGGAACGGATTCAGAATGATTTTTTAAATCTCCAGGCCGGGATGAAAAAGACCATTGCCTTTGTTTCCCACGATATTCACGAAGCCATCAAGATGGGGGATAAAATTGCCCTATTTAACCGCGGCCGACTGGTGCAATACGATACTCCCGAAACCATTCTGACCCGGCCAAAAAATAAATTTGTGGCTGATTTTGTCGGCGCGGACCGCACCTTGAAAGTCCTGGGCCTGATCCACGTCCGCGACATCATGAACCGCTCGCCGAAAAACATTGTCAAGGCTGCCGATTCGGCACCCGAAATCCTGAAATTTTTGGAAGAAAAAAACCAGGCCTACGCCATTGTCCTAGCTGACGGCAAGCCCATCGGGTATGTCACCCCCCAGGACCTTAAATACGAAAAGGGCTCGGTCCAGGAGGTGGTGCGACCCTATCCCTTATTGATAGAGGAGGCTACTTCAGTGCGCGAGGTTCTCTCTTACATGCTGATGCATGATCTATCAACCTTCTGCGTGGTAAATGGTCAGGGCGATTTTGTCGGCTCGGTTACTTATGACTGCATTCAAAAAGCGGTTAAGGAAACTTATCCTCAGGGCAGCGAAGATCAATAA
- a CDS encoding class I SAM-dependent methyltransferase, with product MAEKTAYSQAFQTGKYEKASGLLGKYDNVRRFWEDQVTGNSLRPMLQQMVNHKRERLERIRILDLGCGSGDGYDLLMGVTTKDPGIFDWITAAITPDMLQEYVGLDINPDLIKQAEEYLAYNPKARFMIGDLSDGLPPEVWSEKPFDIYFSSFGTFSHFHDHQSVKIIADICRHAPAEAIFMGDWLGRYSYEWQDLWHHPVDQEYFMDYRISYIYPEEQRSQVEVASFPLRLITQDEVMRIIEQAAKESGVEIRPLKFFDRSIFIGRHMDTGDYNANCPQLRGPVNSLFEGYIRTDLESLLVDYVPRAGFDYLNNFFEMFFMSCNTLVKYTISLLTNYDSATRKINDIPPIMPFYPEPLKEAMATMHSIIEGIGWVPWGDVRANVIEPMLGYSLRKLEMELQPGTGVGHGLVGIFEIRK from the coding sequence ATGGCTGAAAAGACAGCCTATAGTCAGGCTTTTCAGACCGGGAAATACGAGAAGGCCAGTGGACTGCTGGGAAAATACGATAATGTCCGGCGGTTCTGGGAAGACCAGGTTACGGGCAACTCCTTACGGCCGATGTTGCAACAAATGGTGAATCATAAACGAGAGCGCCTGGAAAGAATTAGAATTCTTGATCTGGGATGCGGCAGCGGTGATGGTTATGATCTGTTGATGGGGGTTACTACCAAGGATCCCGGCATCTTTGATTGGATTACCGCAGCCATTACCCCGGACATGCTGCAAGAGTACGTGGGGCTGGATATTAACCCAGACCTGATTAAACAGGCTGAGGAATACCTGGCCTATAACCCAAAGGCCCGGTTTATGATTGGCGATTTGTCGGACGGCTTACCTCCTGAGGTGTGGTCGGAGAAACCCTTTGATATTTATTTTTCCTCCTTCGGGACCTTTTCGCATTTTCATGATCATCAGAGTGTTAAAATCATCGCTGACATATGTCGGCATGCCCCGGCCGAGGCGATTTTTATGGGGGACTGGCTGGGGCGCTATTCCTATGAATGGCAGGATCTCTGGCATCACCCGGTGGACCAGGAATATTTTATGGACTACCGGATTTCCTATATTTATCCGGAGGAGCAACGCAGCCAGGTGGAGGTGGCCAGTTTCCCATTACGACTGATCACCCAGGATGAGGTCATGCGCATCATTGAGCAGGCCGCTAAGGAATCGGGGGTGGAAATCAGGCCGCTGAAGTTCTTTGACCGCTCGATTTTTATTGGCCGCCATATGGATACCGGTGATTATAACGCCAATTGTCCCCAGTTGCGGGGACCGGTAAACTCCCTTTTTGAGGGCTACATTCGTACTGACCTGGAGAGTCTGTTGGTCGACTATGTGCCGCGGGCCGGATTTGATTATCTCAACAACTTTTTCGAAATGTTTTTCATGTCTTGCAATACCCTGGTGAAATATACCATCAGCTTACTTACCAACTACGATAGCGCTACGCGGAAAATTAATGATATACCGCCAATCATGCCTTTCTATCCGGAACCTCTGAAGGAAGCCATGGCTACTATGCATAGTATCATCGAAGGAATCGGCTGGGTGCCTTGGGGCGATGTGCGGGCAAATGTCATCGAGCCGATGTTAGGCTATTCGCTGCGCAAGCTGGAAATGGAACTGCAGCCCGGAACCGGCGTCGGCCACGGCTTGGTAGGCATCTTTGAGATTCGCAAATAA
- a CDS encoding corrinoid protein, translating to MSSQELIEKIAFNVIQGRLEAGDEGFDPGLEGQPAVTELMQEALEQGVDPKDIVLGALTRSMEIVGEKFERNEYLIPDMLASAECVGLAMEMLAPHLIKAGIKSKGKFIIATVAGDLHDIGKNIVAIMLKGAAYEVIDLGTDVSVERILEAVREHQAPYVGLSALLTTTMRVMGDVVQRLEDEGLRQQVKVLIGGAPTSAEFAQQIGADAYCKDAFQALDKLKTLET from the coding sequence GTGAGTAGTCAAGAACTGATAGAGAAAATCGCGTTCAATGTGATTCAGGGCCGGTTGGAAGCGGGAGACGAAGGCTTTGACCCCGGATTGGAAGGCCAACCGGCGGTTACCGAACTGATGCAAGAAGCCCTGGAACAGGGCGTTGATCCCAAAGACATCGTTTTAGGGGCTCTGACCCGCTCCATGGAGATCGTCGGCGAGAAGTTCGAGCGCAATGAATATCTGATTCCGGACATGCTGGCCTCGGCCGAATGCGTAGGGCTGGCCATGGAAATGCTGGCTCCGCACCTGATCAAGGCCGGCATCAAGAGTAAAGGCAAATTTATCATTGCTACAGTGGCTGGTGATTTGCACGACATCGGCAAAAATATCGTGGCCATTATGTTAAAGGGTGCGGCCTACGAAGTCATCGATCTAGGCACCGATGTCTCGGTGGAGCGAATTTTGGAGGCCGTAAGAGAACATCAGGCCCCGTATGTCGGACTCTCGGCCCTGTTGACCACTACCATGCGGGTCATGGGGGATGTCGTGCAGAGACTGGAAGATGAAGGTTTGCGCCAACAGGTCAAGGTCCTGATTGGCGGGGCACCCACCTCAGCGGAGTTTGCCCAACAGATCGGGGCTGACGCCTATTGCAAAGATGCCTTCCAGGCTCTTGATAAATTGAAAACCCTTGAAACTTAA
- a CDS encoding trimethylamine methyltransferase family protein, whose protein sequence is MIDTFRAGVLVKPYERLSLEQVKRLDEASLHILADPGVWCYNERATQLFKGHGAKVWEEQTTGHRCWRISFPAGLIKEARAMAPSALVLGARKSENRLMLDAEVPRVYFGSGSESNVWIETEVEEFVSLKDNHTKVRVPRYQELRGTTELLGRAASLCDKLEHLDFFIRPLNIQDPGITTTNHDVNKFFASLNNITKHVQAGLTDLGALKNVVRMAEIIAGGQQELRENPLISFIACVFKSPLQIVDDTAEKVFAIVEAGLPLVISSSPQGGSSAPIQEAGMVAQINAEILVGITLTQLIKAGAPVLYGSVPVRARLDDLHDLYGCPEFNQYNIDCVQLARYYKIPCYSTAGVGDAKVPGMQALFEKLFTHLYMAMTGAQYIHYAFGLLDRTNSFCPLQAVLDNEQIGKIKHCLGEPKVRADDVEDALQMVKKVMASGHRLFTRHTRKAMHRGEISSPYQFEAKGMEDKVIENALNYLTQLEAQATPHLDQPTVETIFDEIPGLLPNLKKFKGD, encoded by the coding sequence GTGATCGACACATTCCGCGCCGGGGTTCTAGTCAAACCATATGAGCGTCTTAGTCTGGAGCAGGTGAAACGCCTGGATGAGGCTTCATTGCATATTCTCGCCGACCCGGGGGTCTGGTGCTATAACGAACGGGCCACCCAGCTTTTTAAGGGCCATGGGGCCAAGGTTTGGGAAGAACAAACCACCGGCCATCGGTGCTGGCGCATAAGTTTTCCGGCCGGCCTGATCAAGGAGGCCAGAGCCATGGCGCCGTCGGCGCTGGTATTGGGGGCCCGAAAGTCGGAGAACCGGCTAATGCTCGATGCCGAAGTGCCCCGGGTCTATTTCGGCTCTGGTTCGGAGTCCAATGTCTGGATCGAAACCGAAGTGGAAGAATTTGTCAGCCTCAAGGACAACCATACCAAGGTGCGGGTACCTCGCTATCAGGAACTCCGGGGCACCACCGAGCTGCTCGGTCGGGCGGCCAGTCTGTGCGATAAATTAGAGCATCTGGATTTTTTCATCCGGCCTTTAAATATTCAAGATCCGGGGATTACTACCACCAACCATGATGTCAACAAGTTTTTTGCCAGCCTCAATAATATTACCAAACACGTGCAGGCGGGACTGACTGACCTAGGAGCCTTGAAGAATGTAGTGCGGATGGCGGAAATCATCGCCGGGGGTCAACAGGAACTGCGGGAAAACCCTCTCATTTCCTTTATCGCCTGTGTGTTCAAAAGCCCGCTGCAGATCGTCGATGACACTGCCGAAAAAGTATTCGCCATCGTGGAGGCAGGCCTGCCCCTGGTAATCTCTTCTTCGCCGCAAGGTGGGTCCTCGGCTCCTATCCAGGAAGCGGGGATGGTAGCCCAGATCAATGCCGAAATTTTAGTCGGTATTACCCTGACCCAGTTGATCAAAGCCGGGGCCCCGGTGTTGTATGGCAGTGTGCCGGTCCGGGCCCGATTGGACGATCTGCACGATCTTTACGGTTGCCCAGAATTTAATCAGTATAATATCGACTGTGTGCAGTTGGCCCGTTATTACAAAATCCCCTGCTATTCCACTGCCGGGGTCGGCGATGCCAAGGTGCCGGGCATGCAGGCGCTGTTTGAGAAGCTCTTCACCCACCTGTATATGGCCATGACCGGAGCACAATACATTCATTATGCCTTTGGGCTGTTGGATCGGACCAACAGCTTCTGTCCTTTGCAAGCGGTGCTGGACAATGAACAGATCGGTAAGATCAAGCATTGTCTGGGAGAACCCAAAGTAAGGGCGGATGACGTGGAGGACGCCTTGCAGATGGTCAAAAAGGTCATGGCCTCCGGCCATCGGCTCTTTACCCGTCATACCCGCAAGGCCATGCACCGAGGCGAAATCTCCAGTCCGTATCAGTTTGAAGCCAAAGGCATGGAAGACAAGGTCATTGAAAACGCTCTCAATTATTTGACCCAACTGGAGGCCCAAGCCACTCCTCATCTTGATCAGCCCACCGTAGAAACTATTTTCGATGAGATCCCGGGTCTCCTACCGAACCTTAAGAAGTTCAAAGGAGATTAA
- a CDS encoding dihydropteroate synthase, protein MIIIGEKINATLPAIKEIIQQRDTEALVALAQKQAAAGADFIDINVGTGVGSQADEVQSIKWAVTAIQEQVDRPLCLDSADPMVLEAGLQALNHAPGMINSTKAEKASLEKIVPLAAQYGALLVALTMDESGIPRTVEDRLQAAAKIVAACDQNGVPQQNIFFDPLVMPISTDISYGLTTLNTVRAIKEKYPAAKTVVGLSNISFGLPARSRINAAFMHMCLYAGMDAAIVDPLDQALREAVITGEVLVGRDRRCRRYLRAFRD, encoded by the coding sequence ATGATAATCATTGGCGAGAAGATTAATGCTACCCTGCCGGCCATTAAAGAGATTATCCAGCAGCGCGATACAGAAGCTCTGGTCGCCCTGGCTCAGAAACAAGCCGCGGCCGGAGCCGATTTTATTGATATCAACGTGGGTACTGGGGTTGGCTCTCAGGCCGACGAAGTGCAATCGATTAAATGGGCGGTAACCGCCATTCAGGAACAGGTGGACAGGCCGCTATGCCTGGACAGTGCTGACCCCATGGTCCTGGAAGCCGGTCTGCAGGCCTTAAACCATGCTCCGGGGATGATCAATTCCACCAAGGCCGAAAAGGCCAGTCTGGAAAAAATCGTGCCGCTGGCGGCTCAATATGGGGCGTTGCTGGTCGCCTTGACCATGGATGAATCGGGTATCCCCCGGACAGTGGAGGATCGATTGCAGGCTGCGGCGAAGATCGTGGCCGCCTGCGACCAGAACGGCGTGCCGCAGCAAAACATATTCTTTGACCCCCTGGTCATGCCAATCAGCACCGATATCAGCTATGGCTTGACCACCCTCAATACGGTGCGAGCGATCAAAGAAAAGTATCCGGCGGCCAAGACGGTGGTGGGGCTGTCCAATATCTCTTTTGGCCTGCCGGCCCGCAGTCGTATTAACGCTGCTTTTATGCATATGTGCCTCTATGCCGGAATGGATGCCGCCATTGTCGATCCTCTGGATCAGGCCTTGAGGGAAGCAGTTATCACCGGAGAGGTATTAGTGGGCCGGGATCGGCGCTGCCGCCGCTATCTGCGGGCCTTTCGGGACTAA
- a CDS encoding trimethylamine methyltransferase family protein, producing the protein MKVRRGLLGGQYKPLSDNDIEQIHQTILKVFAKIGVQVNFPEARKLFKKAGAAVDESSRVVKIPPDLVEDLIAQAPSVVKLCGRDASGDLDCEIGGHRVYLGTGGTALNVQDPGDNGCRRSQLTDVMHMARLVEALDNIHFYMLNVYPNDLPVEEVDVNRFGAALNHTRKHVMGGVYTVAGVRDVIKMAGIIAGSHTKLQERPFISMVTCPISPFKLDESYGQLTMEIARQGIPVVVPTEPLCGATAPITLAGNLVVQSVDTLAGVMLTQLVNPGTPVLYGCISSITDLRDMKYLSGAIEMGLMNAAAAQMARFYKLPLYSTAGMSDAKVNDAQAGYESALTSLMVALAGGNLIHDAAGFLEFCMTASYDKLAVDNEIIGMVMRAVEGIRVDDETLAFDLLKKVGPGGHFVSTRHTRRHMRNEQYHPRLSNRDSREQWQAAGAKTTQARATEKVREILDQPVQSVLPPEIKEQIRKETPGLRAEIMA; encoded by the coding sequence TTGAAAGTAAGAAGGGGATTATTAGGAGGTCAGTACAAGCCCTTAAGTGATAACGACATTGAACAGATTCACCAAACCATTTTAAAGGTTTTTGCCAAAATCGGCGTGCAGGTCAATTTTCCTGAGGCCCGGAAACTTTTTAAAAAAGCAGGGGCCGCGGTTGATGAATCAAGCCGGGTGGTAAAAATACCTCCTGACTTGGTGGAGGACCTAATTGCCCAGGCTCCATCGGTAGTCAAACTTTGTGGTCGAGACGCAAGCGGCGATTTAGACTGTGAAATCGGCGGCCATAGAGTTTATCTGGGAACCGGGGGCACTGCTCTGAATGTGCAGGACCCCGGAGACAACGGCTGCCGCCGGTCTCAATTAACCGACGTCATGCATATGGCCCGCTTGGTGGAGGCCCTGGACAATATCCATTTCTATATGCTCAATGTCTATCCCAATGATCTGCCGGTGGAAGAGGTAGACGTCAACCGTTTCGGAGCTGCTCTTAACCACACCCGCAAGCATGTCATGGGCGGGGTCTACACCGTTGCCGGGGTCAGAGATGTCATTAAAATGGCCGGAATCATCGCCGGTTCCCATACCAAACTCCAGGAGCGGCCTTTTATCTCCATGGTGACCTGTCCGATCAGCCCTTTTAAACTGGATGAAAGCTATGGTCAACTTACCATGGAGATCGCCCGCCAGGGCATTCCGGTGGTGGTGCCCACCGAACCGCTGTGTGGGGCCACCGCACCGATTACCCTGGCCGGTAATCTGGTGGTCCAGAGTGTCGATACCCTGGCCGGGGTTATGCTTACCCAACTGGTAAATCCCGGTACCCCAGTGCTTTATGGCTGCATCTCATCCATAACTGATCTGCGCGACATGAAGTATCTTTCCGGAGCTATTGAGATGGGGCTGATGAACGCCGCGGCGGCGCAAATGGCCCGATTTTACAAGCTACCGTTATATTCCACCGCCGGAATGTCGGACGCCAAGGTCAATGATGCCCAGGCGGGCTATGAATCGGCCCTGACCAGCCTGATGGTGGCTTTGGCCGGCGGCAATTTAATCCATGACGCGGCAGGATTCCTGGAATTTTGTATGACAGCCTCTTACGACAAGTTGGCGGTCGATAACGAAATCATCGGCATGGTGATGCGGGCTGTGGAAGGAATCCGGGTTGATGATGAAACCCTGGCCTTTGATTTGCTCAAGAAAGTGGGGCCAGGAGGTCATTTTGTCTCCACCCGTCATACCCGGCGTCATATGCGGAACGAGCAATATCACCCCAGGCTGAGCAATCGCGACAGCCGGGAACAGTGGCAAGCGGCCGGGGCGAAAACTACCCAGGCTCGGGCTACTGAAAAGGTCCGGGAGATTCTCGATCAGCCGGTGCAATCTGTTTTGCCACCCGAAATAAAGGAACAGATCAGGAAAGAGACACCCGGCCTGCGGGCGGAGATCATGGCTTAA
- a CDS encoding 23S rRNA (pseudouridine(1915)-N(3))-methyltransferase RlmH: MLQVVILMVGKTRTGFVQEGMALYLRRLRPYLKLSLVTVREEKPYAGLAADLVREREGARLLAKIPRPARVVTLEVEGELMTSEGLANWLTAHEQDSSAPVVFVLGGHLGLSPAVVAAVDHRLSLSRFTFTHELSRLLLLEQLYRAMTIRRGHPYHL; the protein is encoded by the coding sequence ATGCTTCAGGTGGTTATCCTGATGGTCGGCAAAACTCGAACCGGTTTTGTACAGGAAGGGATGGCTCTGTACCTGAGGCGACTCCGCCCCTATCTTAAACTATCGCTGGTGACGGTGCGAGAAGAAAAGCCGTATGCCGGCTTGGCCGCTGATCTGGTCCGCGAACGGGAAGGGGCGCGGCTGTTGGCCAAAATACCCCGGCCGGCCCGGGTCGTGACCCTGGAAGTAGAAGGGGAGCTGATGACTTCCGAGGGCCTGGCTAATTGGCTGACGGCCCATGAACAGGATTCTTCCGCCCCCGTGGTCTTTGTGTTAGGCGGGCACCTGGGGTTATCACCGGCCGTAGTAGCGGCGGTTGATCACCGCCTTTCCCTGTCCCGCTTCACTTTTACCCATGAACTAAGTCGTCTCCTGCTTCTGGAGCAACTCTACCGGGCCATGACCATCCGGCGTGGGCATCCTTACCACCTGTAA
- a CDS encoding NifU family protein, with amino-acid sequence MRELVEKALAKVRPLLQRDGGDVEFIDVNDGIVKVRLTGACKGCPMSQMTLKHGIERLLVQEVPGVKAVEAV; translated from the coding sequence GTGAGAGAGCTAGTTGAAAAGGCTTTGGCCAAAGTGCGGCCCTTACTGCAGCGGGACGGCGGCGATGTCGAATTCATCGATGTCAATGACGGGATTGTCAAAGTCCGCCTCACCGGCGCTTGCAAAGGCTGTCCGATGTCCCAGATGACCCTGAAGCATGGGATTGAGAGGCTGTTGGTCCAGGAAGTTCCAGGGGTCAAAGCCGTAGAGGCAGTTTGA
- a CDS encoding SIMPL domain-containing protein (The SIMPL domain is named for its presence in mouse protein SIMPL (signalling molecule that associates with mouse pelle-like kinase). Bacterial member BP26, from Brucella, was shown to assemble into a channel-like structure, while YggE from E. coli has been associated with resistance to oxidative stress.) encodes MWKKVLLVLGGCLILTGLSTTMGNAQEIKNDRRTARIHSIGHVLARPDVATLVLTIETEAPKAQEAAQENARRAEKFLSVMKNALTGEESVQSMSYGVSPIYTYPKREEPSKITGYRARHCFRVKLKNVNRIGEIIDLGLQNEVTSMRGPYWEYSRLEELTREAALQALAQARRLAEALAQAEHLKVKRLYQVSTEVSGRPSPMPRQAIAYAEKAAPKTPIEVGEEEICARIQAIYELE; translated from the coding sequence ATGTGGAAAAAAGTCCTGTTGGTTTTGGGTGGTTGTCTAATCCTTACCGGCCTATCCACTACAATGGGCAATGCCCAAGAAATCAAAAACGATCGCCGTACCGCCCGGATTCACAGTATAGGACATGTTCTGGCCCGACCGGATGTGGCCACTCTGGTATTGACGATCGAGACCGAGGCCCCCAAGGCTCAGGAAGCCGCCCAGGAAAATGCCCGTCGGGCCGAAAAATTTCTGTCTGTGATGAAAAACGCTCTGACCGGGGAGGAATCAGTCCAGAGTATGAGTTATGGCGTGAGTCCGATCTATACTTACCCCAAGCGCGAGGAGCCCTCCAAAATTACCGGTTATCGGGCCCGGCACTGCTTTCGGGTTAAATTAAAAAATGTTAACCGGATCGGGGAAATCATTGATTTAGGCCTACAAAATGAAGTTACCAGCATGCGCGGCCCTTATTGGGAGTACTCCCGGTTGGAAGAGTTAACCCGGGAGGCGGCACTCCAGGCCTTGGCTCAGGCCCGGCGCCTGGCTGAGGCCTTGGCCCAGGCCGAACACCTCAAGGTTAAACGCCTTTACCAGGTATCCACCGAAGTATCAGGGCGACCCTCGCCAATGCCCCGCCAGGCCATTGCCTATGCTGAGAAGGCCGCCCCCAAAACCCCCATTGAAGTCGGCGAAGAGGAAATTTGCGCCCGGATCCAGGCCATTTATGAGTTGGAATAA